A section of the Methanosarcina mazei S-6 genome encodes:
- a CDS encoding type IV pilin N-terminal domain-containing protein has translation MLKTPGKGLKKEAAVSEVMGTVLLTGIVVIMLSALGVAVFSMEGPDDVPHTNVQEILDISNNTIYLKHNGGEPVSTENFKIIANINGMRHEYTSSQICESLENSSVWKIGDTIEINSMDAWGVDLGNDDKVELFLVDTPSNELIQKSTLTSALQKNPDLSLCFTPMGDITDTSTSGKNAAKKGYGENWQVSAIDSTTNEYKIATNENKNCTTYYPPTGMINTSIYQEFNFGVKPAAYGIRPGDTFSNVTLIIYYYTHDSTPANNKKDDCDIKFEYYYIDEYGQGKWEYYNETFPAHNSDFEYEYLNLTDRINTPKDLANFKVRIKASTTAAESSEKEINVDYIGLSIEEDNI, from the coding sequence ATGCTAAAGACTCCAGGAAAAGGACTAAAAAAAGAGGCTGCAGTTTCAGAAGTAATGGGCACTGTACTCCTTACAGGAATAGTGGTTATCATGCTCAGCGCCCTTGGAGTGGCTGTTTTCTCGATGGAAGGACCAGATGATGTCCCTCATACAAACGTCCAGGAAATCCTGGACATATCTAATAATACAATCTACTTGAAACACAATGGAGGAGAACCCGTAAGCACTGAAAATTTTAAGATCATAGCAAATATTAACGGCATGAGGCATGAGTACACATCATCACAAATCTGCGAAAGCCTGGAAAATAGCAGCGTCTGGAAAATTGGGGATACTATTGAAATCAATTCAATGGATGCATGGGGGGTTGACCTCGGGAATGACGACAAAGTGGAGTTGTTTCTGGTTGATACTCCCTCAAACGAGTTGATCCAGAAAAGTACACTTACGAGTGCGCTTCAAAAGAATCCCGATTTAAGTTTATGTTTCACTCCGATGGGAGATATAACTGACACATCCACTTCAGGAAAAAACGCGGCCAAAAAAGGATATGGAGAAAATTGGCAAGTTAGTGCTATAGATAGTACTACAAATGAATATAAAATAGCCACCAACGAAAACAAAAACTGTACCACTTATTATCCTCCGACAGGTATGATTAACACCAGCATATATCAAGAATTCAATTTTGGAGTTAAGCCCGCTGCCTACGGAATAAGACCCGGGGACACCTTTAGTAACGTGACTCTTATTATCTATTATTATACACATGATAGCACACCTGCAAATAATAAAAAAGATGATTGTGATATCAAATTTGAATACTATTACATCGATGAATATGGACAAGGAAAATGGGAATACTACAATGAGACTTTTCCAGCACATAATTCTGACTTCGAATACGAGTATCTCAACCTTACAGATCGCATCAATACCCCTAAAGACCTAGCTAATTTTAA